In the genome of Astatotilapia calliptera chromosome 18, fAstCal1.2, whole genome shotgun sequence, the window CAGATGGAACTTTGATTTATTGTATAAATTAGGGACTAAAAGAGTTTTTGAGCTTAAGATACTAAAAGTCAGGATACGGTGGCAACTCATTCCTAAATTTCCAGATTTTTAAATCACCTCTCTCTTTTGATCCAAATATTAAACACCAAATAGGTTGAATAAGCCCGTaagctttattatttattacactTACAGGTTATAGGGTCTCATTTCCTTCTCTAAGCTAGGTTACACAAATAATTTATACAGCAAAGCTGACCTGggttaattaaatgtttgttgACTTTTAGCAAGTCTTTTTAAAACAGCAAGATCAAGAAGGAAGTGGGAGTAGGACGAAATAACAACCCTTCCATGTCGCTGCATTAAAGCTCTTTGAATTCATTTGTCAGCTTAAGTTCATCTTGACATGTGAGAAAGATATGAGCAGCAGTTTCCCCTAGACTGAAAATCTACACTGCTGCTCCCCCAACCCTCTTGAATATTTCATTGGGCCTTGTCTTATTGATTTATAATAGGCAAAATTTAATTAAGAACCTCTAATCTTAATAGGCAAACAACAAGGCTTGCAGTAGGACCCTGCAGATACTGAAgaatgtgggggggggggggggggagtgaacGTgcaaaaaagcactgaaatttTGATGCAACGTGAAAGCCGAGATAAGATAATGAACCAAATAATGAAAAGTGACGTGTGAAccctaaataaatctaaaatgATCTTAATTACTCAGTGTACCAGGTAATTAAAGTCTTTAAATTCGCTTCTTTAATCTAAGATACTTTGACTAAAATGAACAATTCAAAGAAAAATTAGTGGTTTTTTTATGTCTGCACCAGCACCATTTTACAGCTGTTTATTTCAAAAAGTCCTCCTGGGAAAACATGCAGCCAGAGCTTCTTGATGGAGTCTTAGTGTGTTTTTCATGGCACACTTGAACAGGAAAGTGAAAATAAGCTGTGATGTTTTCGGCTttgcacacaaaataaaacaactggcTGCACTGCCACAAAGCAATCATGGTTTCACTGCACTGATATTATCTCTGCTTATGTACCTGACTAGCCAGTTATTATGTGCTTAGGTGCTGGTGACTACCAAGCAGGAGGGAGAAAGCTGTAAGTGCTTATTTACAGTGTGTAAACACATTCTCTGTTCTGCAcaaattatttttcagttaCGTCACTTCCATTCGCATGAACCCTTTTaggacttttttccccctttctctgCTAAAAACAGAATGAAGGATCATCTTCACAGAGAGAAGAAACCCCTCCCCCTCTTCTGAAGTTGGAAATGCCGTTGTCAGAATCAGAAATCCAGAGCGAGAACAAAAGCCAAAGCTGTGTCAAAGTCAAAGCAAAACGTTTTGCACAAAGCATTTAGACACAGGGCGAGGAAAAGGACAATCTGACCTCCGAGTGGCTTCAGCAGGAAAACTGACATTTTCATACGCACCTCCATGCAAACACAGGAAGTCATCATTGGAAATGGTCCCTGGCTCGGCAAATGTCTTGAACTTGTTAAGCCACTGGCGGGAGACGTAGAACTGCAGAAGGCTGGGCTCCATCATGTTGAATAAGCCCGACACCCTCCTACGTTCTTTCACTGCATCCTCAttgctctttctgggacagaaACAGATCAAATATTAATCAGTATTTTAGATGAATAAGCAAAAGTACGATCCAATTTTTAATAGCTGAGCAGCGTAGTGAATTTTAAAATGCTACAGAGATAAATGAGAGcttgtttttacatttgttcaggTAGGAGTTATAGAAGTACAGTGTGCCAGGCTTACTTATAAAAGAGCACGTAAGCTTCAGCATTCTGGACACAGGCTTCAGACACCTCAGTCACACTTTGGTCGTCAAATTCATACCACAGATTGTTCACATCATTCCTGCAATAGGCTATGTAGTGGCCATCTGGGAGAAGACAGGGGGATGTGTTAGAGCAGCATTCACAAATCTATCAAGTAAGTGTGAATTTTATTTCCAGGGGAATGAATGCAGGACACTCGTATGTGCCAAATGGTGGCAGCTGCCCTGGTCTCATGCAGAAAAGGGAGTGACTGCGCCCACTCACTGCTGGCAGTGCCATGATGACAGATGACTGACAGCAGGTCGTAGCTGGTGGTCTGGGCGGAGCTGTCTTTGGCCAAGAAAGGCTGCAAGTCCAGACCCTCGAGGGGGAATGACACATGGGTGCTTATCTTGGTGGAGAACATCAGTTCGTGTCTGAAGCGCTTCAAGTGAATACACAGGATCTGAAGCAGGAgaatgaaaacatttctcaTTTCAGAAGCTTGGCATTTGAAGACATATTGGATAAATATTTGGATTTCTTCATCATATAAATATCTAGAAATGTCAGTTTACCTCTGGCAAACTTTGCATTTTACAAAATTTGACTCCATTTCGTAATCTATGaggggggagggaaaaaaagatcaaTGAGAGGAGCAGTCATTGCAGGTGCAGTCCATTTAGATCTCATTTTAGTTAATGTGCAATAAATTACTCACTTCTTGCATTTTTCACAACTGTACATGTTATCTCctaagggaaaaaattaaaaacacaaaacaaacaattattGAGACATCATTCTTGATGTTTGTACTGGCACAACATATTTTTCCACCCACCCGCTTACCCTTTAGCTCATCTCTGGCAAAGAAAGCTGCAAGGCAGTCTTGTAGTGTAACCACTGGACCCCAGAACCAACTAAcaggagaaacaaacacagaaggaggtgaattttagacaaaaacagaaagcagctACTGAGTGGTGCctgatgtaaaaaacaaataaataaaaaatacagcataTGGGTTATAGACACACCTCTTGATGTACTCCATGACAAATGCTATCCACCCCTGTGGTGCATAAGCTTCCCCGCAGGAGCCAGCTTTTACCAGGGAGGTTTGGTGGGTGGATGAGTGGAGCTTGGCCAGGTCTTCCTTCCCTGGAATGGGCAACGAGATATCCTGGAAGTTCTCCAGGGTCACAGACACCTGATGGCCACAGAAGGTAGAAGTGTAATGgggttgttgttcttttttgctttttcatttgtttgtgttttttttttttttttataaggaTTTGTCAGGAGCTGTCACTTTGCAGAATTATCCTTAAGGCGAAAATGTCACTGTGATCACAGATCATCTTTCCTCCCATCATCAGAATGGCATTTTTTCTACCTACTCCTCTGTTGCGGCTCAACATCTCAGCATTTTCATTAACATTTCAATCGGATCtaacaacaaaaagacaacCAAAAGCACTAACCCGATCACAGGTGAGGCACTGTACTGAGCTGACAATGGTCCCGTCGAACACGTCTGAGATAATGCTGCGATATTTCTTCTGGCGCTTGTTCTTTGGCGGGGAGAATGTGGTCACTGCTGTGAGAAAGCAGACAGAGGCAGAGAAATTTGAGAATACAGTACAGCATGGCTCACACAAGAGTCAGCAAGGATAGTTTTGGGATACTGTTACCTTGCTAACCTCTTTATATTTACAGTTCTTATTCTGGGTACGACTCCCTCTCATAATGGAGATGAACTCGCTGGCACTAAACAAAGTTTAATACCTTTCTTGTGTGCCGGGTTCAGACTGGGCCAGCCAGAGGCTGCTTTGGGTGGACTGCTGGACATTTTGGGAATGTGCCCCTCCATGGGGACTGGACTTTGTGGTCTTGTAGTGTTTGGCATTTGGATATCTGGAAAGCaatctgcaagaaaaaaaaaagaccaaggTTTAGAGACTCTTAAGGTCATAAATTTAGCCGTGAATATCAAAAAGTCATCCCGTGAAATATGAGCCACTATTTCTCATGTGTTTACCTGACGCTCTGCCTTGAACCTTGATGGCTCCCTGGCTGCTGATAATAGGCGTGGTCTCTGTAGTGGTATCAACATCTTTGTCGATGTCCACTCCAGTGCTTCCACCCGTAATGCCATTAGTCCCGGAGCGATACAGGTCATTAATCATGTTCTTCTCCTTCTGCCACTCCCTATTGGCCTGAATCTCATCTTGCTCGGGAATCAGCATCTCTGCTTCGTTGGTGTCATCTATCAACGCATTCCCACCCTGCACTTCATTTTCGGCCCTCTCGCTGCTACCGCAGGACTCACATGACTGGAAGTCATTGTCTGACTGGCTATGGTTGTCCTCCTCGGGACTGTCGTCCATTGTGATGCTGTGAGACTGGTCGCAGGGCTCAGGTAGCTGCTCCTTCAGCTCTTCATGAAGCTGATCCATTAAGCAGCGCAGAAACTCCTGGGAATCCTACAGTGCAgttaaacacaaaatattagCAGGGCAAGATATTTATTCTACTATCTTGGTCACCATAGCATGTGGAAATCAGAGCTCCTTATAACTCACCATTTATTCCTCCAATATATTACTGAGTTTGACAGGCAAAGTGAAGCACATCTTCTTCCAAATTACATAAAACAACCACTTCACCTCCGTGTTTATCCCAATTTTGATCACAACATCTGAAACCAAATGCTCATGAACGTGTAATCAAAGTTAATGAACCTCAGACATCCAATCTCCCTCTTCAAGCCAAATGAACTCTCCTCTCACAGGAGCTGGGGAATGTTAACTTCATTCAGAGCGATGTTTAATCCAAGTCTGTGCAGCCCAGCGTGGCGTGACAAATGAATACTCTTCAGCTAAAACCTCTGAACAAACAGTGG includes:
- the usp33 gene encoding ubiquitin carboxyl-terminal hydrolase 33 isoform X2, translated to MPPVSSCDCPHLDCVGEITKEELIQKSHGQCQDCKVGGPNLWACLENGCPYVGCGESHADHSTVHSQDTRHNLTVNLTTLRVWCYACGKEVFLERKLGPHSPHSNSKPLPLPQNVGQDGNKAPGSPTSLRVPSNGGCEDIDMEMEEEDDIRARGLTGLKNIGNTCYMNAALQALSNCPPLTQFFVECGGLVRTDKKPALCKSYQKLVSDLWHKNRPSYVVPTNLFQGIKAINPMFRGYAQQDSQEFLRCLMDQLHEELKEQLPEPCDQSHSITMDDSPEEDNHSQSDNDFQSCESCGSSERAENEVQGGNALIDDTNEAEMLIPEQDEIQANREWQKEKNMINDLYRSGTNGITGGSTGVDIDKDVDTTTETTPIISSQGAIKVQGRASDCFPDIQMPNTTRPQSPVPMEGHIPKMSSSPPKAASGWPSLNPAHKKAVTTFSPPKNKRQKKYRSIISDVFDGTIVSSVQCLTCDRVSVTLENFQDISLPIPGKEDLAKLHSSTHQTSLVKAGSCGEAYAPQGWIAFVMEYIKSWFWGPVVTLQDCLAAFFARDELKGDNMYSCEKCKKLRNGVKFCKMQSLPEILCIHLKRFRHELMFSTKISTHVSFPLEGLDLQPFLAKDSSAQTTSYDLLSVICHHGTASNGHYIAYCRNDVNNLWYEFDDQSVTEVSEACVQNAEAYVLFYKKSNEDAVKERRRVSGLFNMMEPSLLQFYVSRQWLNKFKTFAEPGTISNDDFLCLHGGVPPNKATFIDDLVVMLPQNVWDHLYSRYGGGPAVNHLYVCHTCQTEIEKLEKRRKQELDMFVRTHRDLSTIQR
- the usp33 gene encoding ubiquitin carboxyl-terminal hydrolase 33 isoform X1 produces the protein MPPVSSCDCPHLDCVGEITKEELIQKSHGQCQDCKVGGPNLWACLENGCPYVGCGESHADHSTVHSQDTRHNLTVNLTTLRVWCYACGKEVFLERKLGPHSPHSNSKPLPLPQNVGQDGNKAPGSPTSLRVPSNGGCEDIDMEMEEEDDIRARGLTGLKNIGNTCYMNAALQALSNCPPLTQFFVECGGLVRTDKKPALCKSYQKLVSDLWHKNRPSYVVPTNLFQGIKAINPMFRGYAQQDSQEFLRCLMDQLHEELKEQLPEPCDQSHSITMDDSPEEDNHSQSDNDFQSCESCGSSERAENEVQGGNALIDDTNEAEMLIPEQDEIQANREWQKEKNMINDLYRSGTNGITGGSTGVDIDKDVDTTTETTPIISSQGAIKVQGRASDCFPDIQMPNTTRPQSPVPMEGHIPKMSSSPPKAASGWPSLNPAHKKAVTTFSPPKNKRQKKYRSIISDVFDGTIVSSVQCLTCDRVSVTLENFQDISLPIPGKEDLAKLHSSTHQTSLVKAGSCGEAYAPQGWIAFVMEYIKSWFWGPVVTLQDCLAAFFARDELKGDNMYSCEKCKKLRNGVKFCKMQSLPEILCIHLKRFRHELMFSTKISTHVSFPLEGLDLQPFLAKDSSAQTTSYDLLSVICHHGTASNGHYIAYCRNDVNNLWYEFDDQSVTEVSEACVQNAEAYVLFYKKSNEDAVKERRRVSGLFNMMEPSLLQFYVSRQWLNKFKTFAEPGTISNDDFLCLHGGVPPNKATFIDDLVVMLPQNVWDHLYSRYGGGPAVNHLYVCHTCQTEIEKLEKRRKQELDMFVRLNKAFQEEESPVVIYCISMQWFREWEGFVKGKDNDPPGPIDNSKITVNKNGHLTLKQGADSGQISEETWNFLHSIYGGGPLLTVRPNISHQEVESSQSEEKIEVETRSV